Proteins from a genomic interval of Heteronotia binoei isolate CCM8104 ecotype False Entrance Well chromosome 5, APGP_CSIRO_Hbin_v1, whole genome shotgun sequence:
- the LOC132572189 gene encoding tripartite motif-containing protein 10-like, which yields MASAPPSIEIEQEANCPICLEFLTDPAVLACGHSFCQACITDYCEKWETLGDLECPVCKFKFQKGAFCRNWQLRNIVKKIKLMSQSSRKGLCLRHQENLCFFCKEDEKLVCAVCEQSPEHQGHTIISLEVAAKKYKDEFCNRLEVLKKERKRIVVYKGDVEKESQILLKQTKEEKQETVAKFRQLHTFLEEQEKLLLAQMEEVEKEVARNRDQHLARISEELSSLERLIRKMEEKCQQPASDLLKDVRSTLQRYEDKESFENPVAIPLALKWHIWDFSGLNLLLEGIEKQLKDTLDSGLHPQKANVTLDPHTANPLLILSESQKSVRVGEQPQALPTSSERFEKYTAVLGREGFTGGCHFWEVLVGSEEGWVVGVARKSVRRKGELTFTPEEGMWGVGKWAGKHRAYAEEYRFPLTVTGELKRIRVCLNYAGGRVAFFDADRAALLYKFSGASFHGGTLLPFFLVYGKGHLKISS from the exons ATGGCCTCAGCTCCACCATCCATAGAGATAGAGCAGGAGGCCAACTGCCCCATCTGCCTGGAGTTCCTGACAGACCCCGCGGTCCTGGCGTGTGGGCACAGCTTCTGCCAGGCCTGCATCACTGACTACTGTGAGAAATGGGAGACTCTGGGAGACTTGGAGTGTCCTGTCTGCAAATTCAAGTTCCAGAAAGGGGCTTTCTGCCGAAACTGGCAGCTGAGAAAcatagtaaaaaaaattaaactgatGTCACAAAGTTCAAGAAAAGGTCTTTGCTTGAGACACCAGGAAAATCTCTGCTTCTTCTGCAAAGAGGATGAAAAATTGGTGTGTGCTGTCTGTGAGCAATCCCCAGAACACCAAGGACACACAATAATTTCCCTGGAAGTGGCTGCTAAGAAATACAAG GATGAATTCTGCAACCGTCTGGAGGTTCtgaagaaggagagaaagagaattgTGGTGTATAAAGGAGATGTGGAGAAGGAAAGTCAAATCTTGCTC AAACAAACCAAAGAAGAGAAGCAAGAGACAGTAGCCAAATTCAGGCAACTGCACACATTTCTGGAGGAACAAGAGAAACTTTTGCTGGCCcagatggaagaggtggagaaggaggtggCGAGAAACAGGGACCAGCATCTGGCCAGAATCTCTgaggagctctcttctctggaaaGACTCATCCGGAAGATGGAAGAGAAATGTCAGCAGCCGGCCAGTGATCTCCTGAAG GATGTCAGAAGCACATTGCAGAG GTATGAAGACAAGGAGTCGTTTGAGAATCCAGTGGCTATTCCACTTGCACTGAAGTGGCACATCTGGGACTTCTCAGGTTTaaatctccttttggagggcatCGAGAAGCAACTCAAAG ACACTCTGGATTCTGGACTTCATCCGCAGAAAG CAAATGTGACTCTGGATCCACACACGGCCAATCCATTGCTCATCCTGTCTGAGAGTCAGAAAAGCGTGCGAGTGGGAGAACAACCTCAAGCTCTGCCCACCAGTTCTGAGAGATTTGAGAAGTATACTGCTGTGCTGGGCCGTGAGGGATTCACAGGAGGCTGCCATTTCTGGGAAGTCCTTGTGGGAAGTGAGGAAGGCTGGGTTGTGGGGGTGGCCAGAAAGTctgtgaggaggaagggagaactcACTTTTACTCCTGAGGAAGGGATGTGGGGTGTGGGGAAGTGGGCAGGGAAGCACAGGGCTTATGCGGAAGAATATAGGTTTCCCCTGACTGTGACTGGGGAGCTGAAGAGGATCCGAGTCTGCCTGAACTACGCTGGGGGGCGAGTGGCCTTTTTTGATGCTGACCGAGCAGCCCTTCTATACAAGTTCTCTGGAGCCTCCTTCCATGGAGGGACCCTCCTGCCCTTCTTTTTAGTTTATGGAAAAGGCCATCTCAAAATCTCTTCCTAG